ACCCAGGCCAGGTGCTGCAGCCCACCGAGATCACCGACGATCGTCGGCAGCGCGGGCGCGACGATCATGTTGTCGAGCATCGCCAGGAGCATCGAGATCATCAGGCCAGACATCACCAGGAGGATTTCCCGATGGGTCCGCTGCTCGTACCCGTGCTCGTCAACCACCCGGACCCGAGTCGAATCCGACCCGACCGCCGCCGGTGACTGCCCTGCCGCCATGCTGATTCCTTCCCGACGTGCGCACAACTGTGGCCCCCCTGGCACAACCTGTGCGACAGGACTAAGCTAACTGACCGGTCGGTAAGTTTCAACGCGATGTCGGCCACTCGACTGGCGCACAACCATTTCGAGACGTTCGGAGGATCCGCATGACCGCCAGTACGGCGCGCGGGCCGCTCGGGGACCGGGCGGTAGGGCGATGAGCACGGCGCCTCAACCGACGACGGGTACGCGCGAACGCGCCCTCGCGGTCGCGCTCGACCTGTTCAGCCGGGAGGGCTACGACGCGGTCTCGATGCGCGAGGTCGCCGAGGCGCTCGGTGTGAGCAAGGCAGCGCTGTACCACCACTTCATCAGCAAGGAGGAGATCGCCCGCGAGTTGATCGGTGGCTACCTCACCGCCGTCGACGAGCTGGTGGCCTGGGCCCAGGCGACCTCCCCGGAGCTGCCCGAACTGCTGGCCCGCTGGTCCGACCTGGCCCGCACGCAGGGCCTGATGATCGGCCGGTTCATCCACGCCAACCAGCGCCTGGTCCGGCACCTCGGTCTGCACGGCAACGAGGGCAAGCGGTCGATCGACCTGGTGGCCGACACCGTCGTCGACCAGTCGAGCCCGCCGGAGCTACGCATGCAGGTGCGGATGGCACTGATCTGCCTGCACACCGCGGCAATCTCCGCCGAGGGGCTGGGCATGCCCGAGGACGAGGTGTTCGCCATCGCCCGCGAGGTCGCGGCCTCGATCGTGCGCAACGCGGGCGGCTGAGCCCCGCCGCGACCACAAGGGCCGACAACGTAGGGTCAGGAGGCGGGCTTCAGCACGTAGCCGGCGCCGCGCAGGGTGTGGATCATCGGCGGGCGGCCGGCGTCGATCTTCTTGCGCAGGTAGCAGATGTAGATCTCGACGACGTTGGCCTGGCCGCCGAAGTCGTAGCGCCACACCCGGTCCAGGATCTGGGCCTTGGACAGCACGCGCTTCGGATTGCGCATCAGGTAGCGCAGCAGCTCGAACTCGGTGGCGGTCAACGCGATCGTCTCGCCGCCGCGACGAACCTCGTGGCTGTCCTCGTCGAGGACCAGGTCGCCGACGACCAACCGGTTGCCCTCCTGGGCGGCCGGGCCGAGGGTGCGCCGGACCAGGCTGCGCAGCCGGGCGACGACCTCCTCGAGGCTGAACGGCTTGGTCACGTAGTCGTCGCCACCGGCGGTCAGGCCGGCCACGCGGTCGGCCACGGCGTCCTTGGCGGTCAGGAACAAGGTCGGGATATCGCCGATCTCGGCGCGCATGCGGCGCAGGACCGCGATGCCGTCGAGGTCGGGAAGCATGATGTCGAGCACCACCGCGTCCGGCCGGAACTCCCGGGCGATCCGCAGGGCGTCCGCACCGTTGCCGGCCGTGCGGATCTCCCAGCCCTCGTACCGCAGGGCGAGCATCAACAACTCGGACAGGCTCGGCTCGTCGTCGACGACCAG
Above is a genomic segment from Sporichthyaceae bacterium containing:
- a CDS encoding helix-turn-helix domain-containing protein, with product MSTAPQPTTGTRERALAVALDLFSREGYDAVSMREVAEALGVSKAALYHHFISKEEIARELIGGYLTAVDELVAWAQATSPELPELLARWSDLARTQGLMIGRFIHANQRLVRHLGLHGNEGKRSIDLVADTVVDQSSPPELRMQVRMALICLHTAAISAEGLGMPEDEVFAIAREVAASIVRNAGG
- a CDS encoding response regulator transcription factor, with amino-acid sequence MSMLNSSSEPLMTQAEASVPAPARGTSTTPGPRRADGSAARVLVVDDEPSLSELLMLALRYEGWEIRTAGNGADALRIAREFRPDAVVLDIMLPDLDGIAVLRRMRAEIGDIPTLFLTAKDAVADRVAGLTAGGDDYVTKPFSLEEVVARLRSLVRRTLGPAAQEGNRLVVGDLVLDEDSHEVRRGGETIALTATEFELLRYLMRNPKRVLSKAQILDRVWRYDFGGQANVVEIYICYLRKKIDAGRPPMIHTLRGAGYVLKPAS